The Pseudarthrobacter sp. BIM B-2242 region CGGTACGCCAGCGGCATTACCCGCGTCATCGCCGAGCGGTACAAAAACCACCCCGCTCTGGCGCTCTGGCATGTGGACAACGAACTGGGCTGCCACGTTTCCGAGTTCTACGGAGCCGAGGACGCGGCGGCCTTCCGGGCGTGGCTGGAGCGGCGATACGGCAGCATCGATGCCCTCAACTCAGCGTGGGGAACGGCGTTCTGGTCCCAGAACTACGGTTCCTTTGAAGAGATTCTGCCGCCGGGCGTCGCGCCTTCAACACTCAATCCGGGCCAGCAACTGGACTTCCAGCGGTTCAACTCGTGGGCCCTGATGGACTATTACCGGGAACTGGTGGCGGTCCTGCGGGAGGTCACCCCCGGCATTCCGGCTACCACCAACCTCATGGCCTCCAGCGCCACCAAAGCTCTGGACTACTTCGATTGGGCGAAGGATCTGGACGTTATCGCCAACGACCACTACCTCGTGGCGGCGGATCCCGAACGGCACATCGAACTGGCATTCAGCGCGGATCTCACCCGGGGAATTGCGGGCGGGGACCCGTGGATCCTGATGGAACATTCGACGTCGGCCGTCAACTGGCAGCCGCGCAACCAGCCCAAACTGCCGGGCGAGATGCTGCGCAATTCGCTGGCGCACGTGGCCCGCGGCGCAGACGCCGTGATGTTCTTCCAGTGGCGGCAAAGCTTCGCCGGGTCCGAGAAATTCCACTCGGCGATGGTGCCCCACGGCGGCCGGGACACGCGGGTGTGGCGCGAGGTAGTGGGACTCGGCGCCGCCCTGAAGCGGCTTGCGCCGGTCCGCGGATCCCGAGTGGAATCGCGCGTGGCGATCGTGTTCGACTACGAGGCCTGGTGGGCAAGCGAAATCGATTCAAAGCCGAGCGAAGACGTCCGATACCTGGACCTGCTGCGGGCCTTCCACCGGTCGCTGTTCCTGCGGGGCGTATCCGTGGATATGGTGCATCCTTCAGCCCCGCTTGAGGCATACGACCTGGTGCTGGTATGCACGCTGTACGCGGTGTCCGATGCCGACGCCTCCAACATCGCGGCTGCTGCGTCCGGCGGCGCGACAGTGCTGGTGACGTACTTCAGCGGAATCGTGGACCAGAACGACCATGTCCGGCTCGGCGGCTACCCGGGTGCCTTCCGGGACCTGCTGGGCATTCGGGTGGAGGAATTCCATCCGCTGTTGGCCGGTAGCCAGCTGAAGTTGAGCGACGGCGGCGTGTCCAGCATCTGGAGTGAGCACGTCCATCTTGCCGGGGCCGAGGCCGTGCAGAATTTTGCTGAATATCCCTTGGAGGGCGTGCCTTCCCTGACCCGCCATGCTGCCGGTTCCGGTACTGCCTGGTACTTGGCGACGTTCCCGGACCATGACGGCATCGAGGCGCTCGTGGACCGGCTGCTGGCCGAATCCGGAGTTGCCCCCGCTGCTGCGGCCGACGCCGGGGTGGAGCTCGTGCGCCGCCGCGCCGACTCGGGCGGGAGCTATCTGTTTGCCATCAACCACACCCGGTCCGCTGCCGCCGTTGAGGCTGTGGGTATTGACCTGCTGACCGGTTCGGCGTTCGCGGGGACGGTTGAGGCCGGCTCAGTTGCGGTGATCGCGGAGGACTGATTCGGAGGGTTACCGGGGGGCTTCCGAACGCTCTCCGGTCCCCCTTCCAGAAGGAATGCCCGACGCCGGCCTAAATGTCAGTGCCTCACGGCAGAGTATTCCCATGGAGGCTTTGACGGAGCAACTCACGGGGAACGGCAGCCGTTCCGCTGTGCAATTGCGCGCCGCCACCACAGCTGACGAGTGTTCCCGAGGCGGAATGCGACGCCGGCAATAATGTCAGTGCCTCACGGCAGAGTATTCCCATGGAGGCTTTGACGGAGCAACTCGCGGGGAACGGCAGCGTTTCTGCCGTGGCTGCGCCTGCGAGTCTGGCGGCGGCGATCGGCGTCGTCCGCGCCGCTGCCGCCGCCGCCCCGGCCCACCTGGCCATGGCCTCCTATCTGGAGGCCGCCGATTACGCCGGCCTCACCGAAGAACTCTCCCGGACCGTGGAGTACCTCCAGATCCTCTCCGCCGGGGCCGTGGACCGCACCCGCACCCAAGCCATCGCCGACGCCGCTGCCACCCGGGCGGTCAGGTCCTGGACCACCGGCTGGGACAGCACCGGCATCGAAACCGTCACCGAAACCGACGCAGCCTGGCCCGCCGGCGCAGGCACTCCTGCTCCTGCGTCCGGGTCACCGGCGGACGACGGCTGCAAAAACACCGCCGAATTCCTCCGTCTACGGCTGCGGATCGGTGGCAGCGAAGCCAAACGCCGCCTCCACCTCGCCCACGCCATCCTCCCCGAAACCACCCTCACCGGCGACACCCTCCCACCGGCCCGCGAACACCTCGCCGCAGCCCTCACCCCCACCAGCGACACGACAGACCCCGGCACCGAAACCCTGAACCCCCTTGAGCTCCCGGCAGCAGCCGGGCCCGTGATGTCCTCCCAGGCCGGGACAATCATCAGCGCCACCCTGGACCGCCTCACACACCACACCACCGCCGAAACCCTGGACCGGATCGAACACGACCTGACCCGCGCCGCCGCGACCACCGACCCCGACTTCCTCGCCCGCCTCGCCCGCCGCTGGGCCGACACCCTCGACGCCGACGGCACCGAACCCACCGAAGAAGCCCTCCGCCACACCCAAGGCGCGTTCATCCGCAAACCCCGCCACGGCCTGCACCACCTCGAAATCTTCGCCACCACCGACCAATACGAACACTTCGCCACCATCATGAACGCCGCCACCAACCCCCGCACCCACCCCACCACCAGCCCAGACACGGACAGCAACACCGGCAGCGCCGGCACGGACAACAGCGACGGGACCGGGCAGGGCGCGCGGCAGAACACCGGCGTGTGGCAGGACAATAACGTGGACCTGGACCGGCGCACCCGGCCCCAAAAACAACTCGACGGCATCATCACCGCCTTCAAAGCAGCCCTCACCACCAACAAACTCCCCACCGCCGGCGGGAACCGCCCCCAAATCATCGCCACCATCAACTACCAGGACCTCCTCCCCCACCTCCCAGCCCCGGAAACCGGCACCGACACCGGTCCGGCCAGCGCCGACACGGACACAGTCGCAAATACAGGTGCAGGTACAGGCACAGGCACAGGCAGTTTCATCTTCACCGGACCCGCCGCGGCCGCCACCATCCGCAAACTCGCCTGCCACGCCGACATCATCCCCACCCTCCTGGGCACCCACGGCGAAATCCTGGACCTCGGCCGCAAAACCCGCCTCTTCACCCCCGCCCAACGCCTCGCCCTCACCGCCCGCGACCAAGGCTGTACCTTCCCCAACTGCACCATCCCCGCACCCTGGTGCGAAGCCCACCACATCACCTACTGGTCACACAACGGCCCCACCAGCACCACCAACGGCGTCCTCCTCTGCTCACACCACCACCACCTCATCCACAAAGAACAATGGACCATCCACACCACCAACGACACCCCCTGGTTCACACCCCCACGCCACATCGACCCCACCCAAAAACCCCAACAAAACCACTACTTCAAACCACCCCCACCACCCCAACGCGAATAAGCAGCCGTCCACGCTTACGTGGCATGCCGCCGGAACACACGACAATCACTCCAGTCGGTGGGAATCCGGTATCACCAGGAATTCCGGGAGCAGAACACTACTCGGCCGCTGCGGCCAGGACCGGGCCCGCCCGCTCCCCCATGGCACCGCCGGACGTAAAGCCCAGGACCTCAATCAGGACATCCTTTTCGCGATGTACCTCTGTCACGTTGACGGAGCGGGCCGATCCTTCAACGACGCCTGCCGGGTAGCCGTCAATGGTCACTCCCCACCGGTACACCGCCGGATCAGCAGACTCCCAGCTGACTTTGACCTCGCTGATCCGCCCCACCGTAGAGAGAACTTCGACACGGACATTAGACGGCGCTGCCAGCCGCGGGTGCGACGGTGCAGTGCTGACGCGAACTGGTGTCTCCAACGTGTCGGTACCACCGGCAATGCCGGTGGTACCGAGAATCATAAGTCCTTCAAATTCTGCGGCGTAGGTGTGCTTGAGGACCGGAGCGTTAGTGGTTCGGTCGTAGCTTCCGTCCCCGTCCAGGTCCCATTCGTACTTCACGACCACGCCCACGGATTCTGATGCGTCATACGTAATTTCCATACCCGGCATTGCGAAGTATCCGTTGATCGGCAACCTGGCCTCGACATAGTCAACATGCTTACCCAGAGGAATGGCGATCGCCTGCACCGGAGCACCCGAAGCCTGCCCCGACGGCGAGGAAGCGTCCGCGGGGGCTGGAGGTACGCCGGTTTCGGCGGGAGCTGAAAGAGTCCACGTCTGCGGCGTCGCACCTCCTCCCGGCACACCTTCGGCGCAACCCGTCACCAGGAGCGCTAACGCTAAAAGTGTTGCGGGCGCCACAGCGCGCCTGCTCAGCCGGTTGGATGCCTTCATGTTTCCCCCAAAGAAGTGACGTGCACCAAGTGGATCACGCGCGCCGCTTCCGGTCTATGGCCACATGCAGCCAGCAAACCCGCCACGACTCCGCGGGCACTTTCGACCTGGTCTCAAGAAGCACTCTTGCGGGGCAACGTCCTTAAACACGGCTGCCCCGGCCGGAACCCAAAGGTTCCGGCCGGGGCAGTGGTGACAACCCGCCGTCGTACGCTTCCTGCATGCGCCCCAGGTCCCGTCAGAGGCGCCCGGAGGGATGCACTGGCGCGTCCTTAGCTGATTGCGGACTTCATTTCGTCGTGTGCCTTCTTGCCCGCGTCGTCAGTGGAGAGTCGGTTGAAGAGGACTTCGGAGGTGTAACGCTTGACGATCTCCTGGATGGCGCCGGCGCCCTTCGGCGGCGGTGCGGGAGCCTCGCCGAGCTCATCCTTGATCTGATCGATGAACTTGACCACCTTGATATCGGCGGGGGTGAGCTTCGGCTCGATCGCTGCGCGGACGTCCGAGTTGGGGTACACACCGCGGTCTGCCAGCAGGGCCTCGCCGGCCTTTTCACTGTTGGCCAGGAAGTTGATGAACTTGGCGGTTTCCTCAGGGTGCTTGGTGCGCGATGAAGCCGACCAGAACTGGGAAGCCTTGTACCAGAGCTGCGCATCGGCAGCTTTGCCCGTGGTGGACGGGAAGCGGAGGATCTGCAGGTCCGAACCCGCAGCCTTCTCCAGTGCCGGCAGCTGGTTGGACCACCAGAACGCGAGCCCGTTCTTGCCGACGGCCAGGCCACTCTGATCGAGCGGGGCGGCCTCGGCTTCCACAACCTCAGACGCCGTGGGCACAGCCTTGTTCTCGCTGAGCTCCTTCAGGTTTGCCCACCACCCGGCGATGTCGCCCGGCTCGAAGCCGAGCTTGCCGTCGGAGGTGTACAGGGACTTGCCGTTCTGCCGGAGCCAGACGCCGAGCGAGGCTTCATCCGTGCCATAGGCGGCGGCACCGTAGGTGCCCTTCGGCGAGTTGGCGGTCACTTCGGCGGAAATGCGCGCGAAGTCGTCCCAGGTCCAGGTCGTGTCGTCCGGGAGTTCAACCCCGGCGGCCTTGAAGACTTCCGGATTGGCCAGAATGGTGGCGGCATTGATGCCGGCCGCGATGCCCGTCAGGCCCTTCTCACTCTTGCCGGCGTTGAGGGCTGCCTCGTCAAGCTTTGACGTGTCGATCTCGTACTTGGAGAGGTCCAGGAGCGCACCGCGGGTTGAGTACTCGGTGATGTACTTCTCGTCCATCTGGATGATGTCCGGGGCATCGTTGGCAGCAACCTGGGTGGCCAGCTTGTCCCAGTAACCGCTCCAGTCGCCGTACTCGGGCTTGATCTTGATGTTGGGATTCTCTGCCTCGAAGGCGGCGATGGCGGCCTGTGTGACCTGGGCCCGCTTGTCGCTTCCCCACCAGGAGAAGCGCAGTTCAACGGGTCCGCCGTCACTCTGCGGGGCGGCTCCCCCGCCGCAGGCGCTAAGGGCCATGACGACGGCGGCTGCCGCGGCTACCGCGCCTGTCTTACGGAAGCGGCGGCGTGCGCCGGAGGGTGACGCAGCTGCCGGACTTTGGTTGCCAGCAGCGTCAGAGCGGGGAAAAAGCGGCACTGGATACTCCGATCTTCTTTGATCTCGTGAGGAAGGAATGGATGAGAAAGCGTTTTCTTGATCTAATGCTACAAGTC contains the following coding sequences:
- a CDS encoding HNH endonuclease signature motif containing protein encodes the protein MEALTEQLAGNGSVSAVAAPASLAAAIGVVRAAAAAAPAHLAMASYLEAADYAGLTEELSRTVEYLQILSAGAVDRTRTQAIADAAATRAVRSWTTGWDSTGIETVTETDAAWPAGAGTPAPASGSPADDGCKNTAEFLRLRLRIGGSEAKRRLHLAHAILPETTLTGDTLPPAREHLAAALTPTSDTTDPGTETLNPLELPAAAGPVMSSQAGTIISATLDRLTHHTTAETLDRIEHDLTRAAATTDPDFLARLARRWADTLDADGTEPTEEALRHTQGAFIRKPRHGLHHLEIFATTDQYEHFATIMNAATNPRTHPTTSPDTDSNTGSAGTDNSDGTGQGARQNTGVWQDNNVDLDRRTRPQKQLDGIITAFKAALTTNKLPTAGGNRPQIIATINYQDLLPHLPAPETGTDTGPASADTDTVANTGAGTGTGTGSFIFTGPAAAATIRKLACHADIIPTLLGTHGEILDLGRKTRLFTPAQRLALTARDQGCTFPNCTIPAPWCEAHHITYWSHNGPTSTTNGVLLCSHHHHLIHKEQWTIHTTNDTPWFTPPRHIDPTQKPQQNHYFKPPPPPQRE
- a CDS encoding ABC transporter substrate-binding protein, whose product is MPLFPRSDAAGNQSPAAASPSGARRRFRKTGAVAAAAAVVMALSACGGGAAPQSDGGPVELRFSWWGSDKRAQVTQAAIAAFEAENPNIKIKPEYGDWSGYWDKLATQVAANDAPDIIQMDEKYITEYSTRGALLDLSKYEIDTSKLDEAALNAGKSEKGLTGIAAGINAATILANPEVFKAAGVELPDDTTWTWDDFARISAEVTANSPKGTYGAAAYGTDEASLGVWLRQNGKSLYTSDGKLGFEPGDIAGWWANLKELSENKAVPTASEVVEAEAAPLDQSGLAVGKNGLAFWWSNQLPALEKAAGSDLQILRFPSTTGKAADAQLWYKASQFWSASSRTKHPEETAKFINFLANSEKAGEALLADRGVYPNSDVRAAIEPKLTPADIKVVKFIDQIKDELGEAPAPPPKGAGAIQEIVKRYTSEVLFNRLSTDDAGKKAHDEMKSAIS
- a CDS encoding beta-galactosidase; the protein is MTRQGNSVPASIWSNVEGIAYGGDYNPEQWPVNVRLEDLELMKEAGVTFLSVGIFSWALLEPSEGQYNFGWLDEVMDNLAAHGIKVALATATAAPPAWLVRRHPEILPVTADGSVLGPGSRRHYTPSSAVYRRYASGITRVIAERYKNHPALALWHVDNELGCHVSEFYGAEDAAAFRAWLERRYGSIDALNSAWGTAFWSQNYGSFEEILPPGVAPSTLNPGQQLDFQRFNSWALMDYYRELVAVLREVTPGIPATTNLMASSATKALDYFDWAKDLDVIANDHYLVAADPERHIELAFSADLTRGIAGGDPWILMEHSTSAVNWQPRNQPKLPGEMLRNSLAHVARGADAVMFFQWRQSFAGSEKFHSAMVPHGGRDTRVWREVVGLGAALKRLAPVRGSRVESRVAIVFDYEAWWASEIDSKPSEDVRYLDLLRAFHRSLFLRGVSVDMVHPSAPLEAYDLVLVCTLYAVSDADASNIAAAASGGATVLVTYFSGIVDQNDHVRLGGYPGAFRDLLGIRVEEFHPLLAGSQLKLSDGGVSSIWSEHVHLAGAEAVQNFAEYPLEGVPSLTRHAAGSGTAWYLATFPDHDGIEALVDRLLAESGVAPAAAADAGVELVRRRADSGGSYLFAINHTRSAAAVEAVGIDLLTGSAFAGTVEAGSVAVIAED